A single genomic interval of Arctopsyche grandis isolate Sample6627 chromosome 8, ASM5162203v2, whole genome shotgun sequence harbors:
- the LOC143915147 gene encoding bromodomain-containing protein 7-like isoform X1, which yields MDSFSKSDTDRNDDKDGSDADMLSPSEDMKEINGKKKRNRKRRREIDLIKSEGSNDDDSESEDANSKRNLSFLGSPTPHSPGHSAGREPRSCVLNQRQKRKPLSRLLEHLLRNLEKKDQNQFFAWPVTDNYAPNYSTIIKRPMDFSTMKQKIDDNMYRSLNCFISDFKLMCNNAVKYNKSGTVYHKAARKLLHLGMRQLTPAKLRPLGSILTYMYEIPIRELGFDMGKMDVKALKNGNSSRESQEDDTKEPLSADDMVKLKMEAVREQHRKRLAKKAFPRMDAEGFTSLQVLVDNDGMSPASNKRPVSLGVFTGRIAHGTGTLQGFKEDRRNAVKGVKPLNYGAFGSYAPSYDSTFATISKEESHILYHIYGEETGISANDTLLRFSTESPWNCIYNMEELFPCRNSSRNSPDKQVDNYSDVKVDIDQLKTLSEIGIDVDFLADIEDDIVVSQQDFGLKHSLHQNVLALKKLENEQKERLSQPIPPHLSNVAKPSLLEQETARTVVHNLKEMVSQVKPQHVVSLTSIRKAMGVTLAHLDTPMTLEELHEISPEHALMADQLLKENANHLTLLENAQNSGNEDNSVKSESESSDRKYLEDVKSEESEFVKAN from the exons ATGGACTCGTTTTCGAAGAGCGACACAGACAGGAATGACG aTAAAGACGGGAGCGATGCAGATATGTTATCGCCTTCGGAGGATATGAAAGAAATTAATGGTAAAAAGAAACGGAATCGAAAACGTCGACGAGAAATCGACTTG ATCAAGTCCGAAGGTTCCAATGACGATGATTCCGAATCTGAAGATGCGAACAGTAAACGCAATTTGAGTTTCCTAGGAAGTCCCACACCACACTCGCCAGGACACTCCGCCGGAAGGGAACCTCGATCGTGCGTTTTAAATCAACGCCAGAAAAGAAAACCGCTATCACGACTCTTAGAACATCTATTGAGAAATTTAGAAAAGAAAGATCAAAACCAATTTTTCGCATGGCCCGTTACTGACAACTACGCACCCAACTATTCCACTATAATTAAACGTCCTATGGATTTTTCTACGATGAAACAGAAAATAGATGACAATATGTATAGATCGTTGAATTGCTTCATC AGTGATTTCAAGCTGATGTGCAACAATGCCGTGAAGTATAATAAAAGTGGGACTGTTTATCATAAAGCCGCTCGGAAGCTTTTGCATTTAGGTATGCGACAGTTGACTCCAGCTAAGCTTCGTCCGCTCGGAAGTATTTTAACGTACATGTACGAGATTCCTATAAGAGAGTTGGGATTCGATATGGGAAAAATGGATGTG AAGGCATTGAAAAATGGAAACTCTAGTAGAGAGAGCCAAGAAGACGATACGAAAGAGCCGCTGAGTGCCGACGATATGGTCAAATTAAAAATGGAAGCTGTACGAGAACAGCATCGCAAACGTCTGGCGAAAAAAG CGTTTCCAAGAATGGATGCTGAGGGTTTCACGTCGCTGCAAGTCCTCGTCGACAATGATGGAATGTCTCCGGCTAGTAATAAACGGCCGGTTTCTCTTGGGGTCTTCACTGGTAGGATCGCTCACGGAACGGGAACGTTGCAAG GATTTAAAGAAGATAGACGGAATGCTGTGAAAGGTGTGAAGCCGTTGAATTATGGCGCTTTCGGATCGTACGCTCCGAGTTATGACTCGACGTTTGCTACTATTTCCAAAGAAGAAtctcatattctgtatcataTTTATG gTGAAGAAACGGGCATATCAGCCAATGACACCTTGCTTAGGTTTTCGACAGAATCTCCTTGGAACTGTATTTACAATATGGAAGAGCTGTTTCCGTGCCGTAACTCGTCGAGGAACTCGCCTGACAAACAAGTAGAC aaTTATTCTGATGTTAAAGTCGATATTGACCAGTTGAAAACGTTGTCGGAGATCGGAATCGACGTTGACTTTTTGGCCGATATCGAAGACGATATTGTAGTTTCTCAGCAAGACTTTGGATTGAAGCATTCGTTGCATCAAAACGTTTTAGCTttgaaaaaattagaaaatgaaCAAAAGGAAAG attgtcACAGCCTATTCCTCCCCATCTTTCCAATGTAGCGAAGCCCTCTTTGTTGGAACAGGAGACAGCTAGGACCGTGGTTCACAATTTGAAGGAGATGGTATCTCAGGTCAAGCCGCAGCATGTGGTTTCGCTGACGAGCATCCGAAAAGCGATGGGAGTAACCCTCGCACATCTAG ACACTCCTATGACCTTGGAGGAGCTGCATGAGATATCTCCGGAGCACGCTCTCATGGCCGATCAGCTTTTGAAGGAGAACGCCAATCACCTGACTCTTCTTGAGAACGCGCAAAATTCTGGAAATGAAGATAATAGTGTGAAAAGTGAAAGCGAATCGTCCGATAGGAAGTATCTTGAGGATGTCAAGTCTGAGGAGTCGGAATTTGTTAAAgcgaattga
- the LOC143915147 gene encoding bromodomain-containing protein 7-like isoform X4: MDSFSKSDTDRNDDKDGSDADMLSPSEDMKEINGKKKRNRKRRREIDLIKSEGSNDDDSESEDANSKRNLSFLGSPTPHSPGHSAGREPRSCVLNQRQKRKPLSRLLEHLLRNLEKKDQNQFFAWPVTDNYAPNYSTIIKRPMDFSTMKQKIDDNMYRSLNCFISDFKLMCNNAVKYNKSGTVYHKAARKLLHLGMRQLTPAKLRPLGSILTYMYEIPIRELGFDMGKMDVALKNGNSSRESQEDDTKEPLSADDMVKLKMEAVREQHRKRLAKKAFPRMDAEGFTSLQVLVDNDGMSPASNKRPVSLGVFTGRIAHGTGTLQGFKEDRRNAVKGVKPLNYGAFGSYAPSYDSTFATISKEESHILYHIYGEETGISANDTLLRFSTESPWNCIYNMEELFPCRNSSRNSPDKQNYSDVKVDIDQLKTLSEIGIDVDFLADIEDDIVVSQQDFGLKHSLHQNVLALKKLENEQKERLSQPIPPHLSNVAKPSLLEQETARTVVHNLKEMVSQVKPQHVVSLTSIRKAMGVTLAHLDTPMTLEELHEISPEHALMADQLLKENANHLTLLENAQNSGNEDNSVKSESESSDRKYLEDVKSEESEFVKAN, from the exons ATGGACTCGTTTTCGAAGAGCGACACAGACAGGAATGACG aTAAAGACGGGAGCGATGCAGATATGTTATCGCCTTCGGAGGATATGAAAGAAATTAATGGTAAAAAGAAACGGAATCGAAAACGTCGACGAGAAATCGACTTG ATCAAGTCCGAAGGTTCCAATGACGATGATTCCGAATCTGAAGATGCGAACAGTAAACGCAATTTGAGTTTCCTAGGAAGTCCCACACCACACTCGCCAGGACACTCCGCCGGAAGGGAACCTCGATCGTGCGTTTTAAATCAACGCCAGAAAAGAAAACCGCTATCACGACTCTTAGAACATCTATTGAGAAATTTAGAAAAGAAAGATCAAAACCAATTTTTCGCATGGCCCGTTACTGACAACTACGCACCCAACTATTCCACTATAATTAAACGTCCTATGGATTTTTCTACGATGAAACAGAAAATAGATGACAATATGTATAGATCGTTGAATTGCTTCATC AGTGATTTCAAGCTGATGTGCAACAATGCCGTGAAGTATAATAAAAGTGGGACTGTTTATCATAAAGCCGCTCGGAAGCTTTTGCATTTAGGTATGCGACAGTTGACTCCAGCTAAGCTTCGTCCGCTCGGAAGTATTTTAACGTACATGTACGAGATTCCTATAAGAGAGTTGGGATTCGATATGGGAAAAATGGATGTG GCATTGAAAAATGGAAACTCTAGTAGAGAGAGCCAAGAAGACGATACGAAAGAGCCGCTGAGTGCCGACGATATGGTCAAATTAAAAATGGAAGCTGTACGAGAACAGCATCGCAAACGTCTGGCGAAAAAAG CGTTTCCAAGAATGGATGCTGAGGGTTTCACGTCGCTGCAAGTCCTCGTCGACAATGATGGAATGTCTCCGGCTAGTAATAAACGGCCGGTTTCTCTTGGGGTCTTCACTGGTAGGATCGCTCACGGAACGGGAACGTTGCAAG GATTTAAAGAAGATAGACGGAATGCTGTGAAAGGTGTGAAGCCGTTGAATTATGGCGCTTTCGGATCGTACGCTCCGAGTTATGACTCGACGTTTGCTACTATTTCCAAAGAAGAAtctcatattctgtatcataTTTATG gTGAAGAAACGGGCATATCAGCCAATGACACCTTGCTTAGGTTTTCGACAGAATCTCCTTGGAACTGTATTTACAATATGGAAGAGCTGTTTCCGTGCCGTAACTCGTCGAGGAACTCGCCTGACAAACAA aaTTATTCTGATGTTAAAGTCGATATTGACCAGTTGAAAACGTTGTCGGAGATCGGAATCGACGTTGACTTTTTGGCCGATATCGAAGACGATATTGTAGTTTCTCAGCAAGACTTTGGATTGAAGCATTCGTTGCATCAAAACGTTTTAGCTttgaaaaaattagaaaatgaaCAAAAGGAAAG attgtcACAGCCTATTCCTCCCCATCTTTCCAATGTAGCGAAGCCCTCTTTGTTGGAACAGGAGACAGCTAGGACCGTGGTTCACAATTTGAAGGAGATGGTATCTCAGGTCAAGCCGCAGCATGTGGTTTCGCTGACGAGCATCCGAAAAGCGATGGGAGTAACCCTCGCACATCTAG ACACTCCTATGACCTTGGAGGAGCTGCATGAGATATCTCCGGAGCACGCTCTCATGGCCGATCAGCTTTTGAAGGAGAACGCCAATCACCTGACTCTTCTTGAGAACGCGCAAAATTCTGGAAATGAAGATAATAGTGTGAAAAGTGAAAGCGAATCGTCCGATAGGAAGTATCTTGAGGATGTCAAGTCTGAGGAGTCGGAATTTGTTAAAgcgaattga
- the LOC143915156 gene encoding uncharacterized protein LOC143915156 codes for MALRFPNSQRKNIKVLIVGGGLRSDTSGFIQIYDPTSNEWNVHFKIDIKNTNFSSVIFENNLFIFGGYVGFHCMDTVYSFNLLTKTTNELASMKENKESSTAIVVDGHIFVMGGWNGSNSLKTVEVFYPTKNKWKNAASMKTARCDHVSVVYNKEIYVLGGRDNKDSFNSVEVYNVKSKKWKIVNPMNSKRSRFAAVVVNDSIYCIGGSENYSPIDNVERFDIRSNIWTEVMSLPIKECANAAIYNGEKIICFGGMKSSSVFEYDPANDKWKIVGEMPINRTSCNAFITSDL; via the exons ATGGCATTACGCTTCCCGAATTcccaaagaaaaaatataaaagtctTGATTGTAGGAGGAGGATTGCGTTCTGAT ACATCTGGTTTTATCCAAATTTATGATCCAACATCGAATGAGTGGAATGTTCACTTTAAAATAGAcataaaaaatactaatttttCATCAGTCATATTCGAAAACAACCTATTTATATTTGGAGGATATGTGGGCTTCCACTGCATGGATACG GTTTATTCGTTTAATCTGCTGACGAAAACGACGAATGAATTGGCGTcgatgaaagaaaataaagaaagTTCAACAGCAATTGTTGTTGATGGACACATATTTGTTATGGGAGGATGGAATGGttcaaattcattaaaaactGTGGAAGT ATTTTATCCAACTAAAAACAAATGGAAAAACGCTGCTTCTATGAAAACGGCACGATGTGATCACGTGTCAGTAGTTTAcaataaagaaatatatgtgttGGGGGGACGTGATAACAAAGATAGTTTTAATTCAGTTGAAGTATACAATGTAAAGTCAAAAAAGTGGAAAATCGTCAACCCAATGAATTCAAAAAGATCTCGATTTGCA GCAGTTGTTGTCAACGATTCAATCTACTGCATAGGTGGCTCGGAAAATTATTCCCCAATAGATAATGTGGAAAGATTTGATATCAGGAGTAATATCTGGACTGAAGTgatgagtttgccaattaaagAGTGTGCAAATGCTGCAATTTATAATGGCGAAAAGATAATTTGTTTCG GGGGGATGAAATCGAGTTCAGTGTTTGAATACGATCCTGCAAACGACAAGTGGAAAATAGTCGGTGAAATGCCAATTAATAGAACGAGTTGTAACGCATTCATTACTTCAGATTTATGA
- the LOC143915147 gene encoding bromodomain-containing protein 7-like isoform X2: MDSFSKSDTDRNDDKDGSDADMLSPSEDMKEINGKKKRNRKRRREIDLIKSEGSNDDDSESEDANSKRNLSFLGSPTPHSPGHSAGREPRSCVLNQRQKRKPLSRLLEHLLRNLEKKDQNQFFAWPVTDNYAPNYSTIIKRPMDFSTMKQKIDDNMYRSLNCFISDFKLMCNNAVKYNKSGTVYHKAARKLLHLGMRQLTPAKLRPLGSILTYMYEIPIRELGFDMGKMDVALKNGNSSRESQEDDTKEPLSADDMVKLKMEAVREQHRKRLAKKAFPRMDAEGFTSLQVLVDNDGMSPASNKRPVSLGVFTGRIAHGTGTLQGFKEDRRNAVKGVKPLNYGAFGSYAPSYDSTFATISKEESHILYHIYGEETGISANDTLLRFSTESPWNCIYNMEELFPCRNSSRNSPDKQVDNYSDVKVDIDQLKTLSEIGIDVDFLADIEDDIVVSQQDFGLKHSLHQNVLALKKLENEQKERLSQPIPPHLSNVAKPSLLEQETARTVVHNLKEMVSQVKPQHVVSLTSIRKAMGVTLAHLDTPMTLEELHEISPEHALMADQLLKENANHLTLLENAQNSGNEDNSVKSESESSDRKYLEDVKSEESEFVKAN; encoded by the exons ATGGACTCGTTTTCGAAGAGCGACACAGACAGGAATGACG aTAAAGACGGGAGCGATGCAGATATGTTATCGCCTTCGGAGGATATGAAAGAAATTAATGGTAAAAAGAAACGGAATCGAAAACGTCGACGAGAAATCGACTTG ATCAAGTCCGAAGGTTCCAATGACGATGATTCCGAATCTGAAGATGCGAACAGTAAACGCAATTTGAGTTTCCTAGGAAGTCCCACACCACACTCGCCAGGACACTCCGCCGGAAGGGAACCTCGATCGTGCGTTTTAAATCAACGCCAGAAAAGAAAACCGCTATCACGACTCTTAGAACATCTATTGAGAAATTTAGAAAAGAAAGATCAAAACCAATTTTTCGCATGGCCCGTTACTGACAACTACGCACCCAACTATTCCACTATAATTAAACGTCCTATGGATTTTTCTACGATGAAACAGAAAATAGATGACAATATGTATAGATCGTTGAATTGCTTCATC AGTGATTTCAAGCTGATGTGCAACAATGCCGTGAAGTATAATAAAAGTGGGACTGTTTATCATAAAGCCGCTCGGAAGCTTTTGCATTTAGGTATGCGACAGTTGACTCCAGCTAAGCTTCGTCCGCTCGGAAGTATTTTAACGTACATGTACGAGATTCCTATAAGAGAGTTGGGATTCGATATGGGAAAAATGGATGTG GCATTGAAAAATGGAAACTCTAGTAGAGAGAGCCAAGAAGACGATACGAAAGAGCCGCTGAGTGCCGACGATATGGTCAAATTAAAAATGGAAGCTGTACGAGAACAGCATCGCAAACGTCTGGCGAAAAAAG CGTTTCCAAGAATGGATGCTGAGGGTTTCACGTCGCTGCAAGTCCTCGTCGACAATGATGGAATGTCTCCGGCTAGTAATAAACGGCCGGTTTCTCTTGGGGTCTTCACTGGTAGGATCGCTCACGGAACGGGAACGTTGCAAG GATTTAAAGAAGATAGACGGAATGCTGTGAAAGGTGTGAAGCCGTTGAATTATGGCGCTTTCGGATCGTACGCTCCGAGTTATGACTCGACGTTTGCTACTATTTCCAAAGAAGAAtctcatattctgtatcataTTTATG gTGAAGAAACGGGCATATCAGCCAATGACACCTTGCTTAGGTTTTCGACAGAATCTCCTTGGAACTGTATTTACAATATGGAAGAGCTGTTTCCGTGCCGTAACTCGTCGAGGAACTCGCCTGACAAACAAGTAGAC aaTTATTCTGATGTTAAAGTCGATATTGACCAGTTGAAAACGTTGTCGGAGATCGGAATCGACGTTGACTTTTTGGCCGATATCGAAGACGATATTGTAGTTTCTCAGCAAGACTTTGGATTGAAGCATTCGTTGCATCAAAACGTTTTAGCTttgaaaaaattagaaaatgaaCAAAAGGAAAG attgtcACAGCCTATTCCTCCCCATCTTTCCAATGTAGCGAAGCCCTCTTTGTTGGAACAGGAGACAGCTAGGACCGTGGTTCACAATTTGAAGGAGATGGTATCTCAGGTCAAGCCGCAGCATGTGGTTTCGCTGACGAGCATCCGAAAAGCGATGGGAGTAACCCTCGCACATCTAG ACACTCCTATGACCTTGGAGGAGCTGCATGAGATATCTCCGGAGCACGCTCTCATGGCCGATCAGCTTTTGAAGGAGAACGCCAATCACCTGACTCTTCTTGAGAACGCGCAAAATTCTGGAAATGAAGATAATAGTGTGAAAAGTGAAAGCGAATCGTCCGATAGGAAGTATCTTGAGGATGTCAAGTCTGAGGAGTCGGAATTTGTTAAAgcgaattga
- the LOC143915147 gene encoding bromodomain-containing protein 7-like isoform X3: MDSFSKSDTDRNDDKDGSDADMLSPSEDMKEINGKKKRNRKRRREIDLIKSEGSNDDDSESEDANSKRNLSFLGSPTPHSPGHSAGREPRSCVLNQRQKRKPLSRLLEHLLRNLEKKDQNQFFAWPVTDNYAPNYSTIIKRPMDFSTMKQKIDDNMYRSLNCFISDFKLMCNNAVKYNKSGTVYHKAARKLLHLGMRQLTPAKLRPLGSILTYMYEIPIRELGFDMGKMDVKALKNGNSSRESQEDDTKEPLSADDMVKLKMEAVREQHRKRLAKKAFPRMDAEGFTSLQVLVDNDGMSPASNKRPVSLGVFTGRIAHGTGTLQGFKEDRRNAVKGVKPLNYGAFGSYAPSYDSTFATISKEESHILYHIYGEETGISANDTLLRFSTESPWNCIYNMEELFPCRNSSRNSPDKQNYSDVKVDIDQLKTLSEIGIDVDFLADIEDDIVVSQQDFGLKHSLHQNVLALKKLENEQKERLSQPIPPHLSNVAKPSLLEQETARTVVHNLKEMVSQVKPQHVVSLTSIRKAMGVTLAHLDTPMTLEELHEISPEHALMADQLLKENANHLTLLENAQNSGNEDNSVKSESESSDRKYLEDVKSEESEFVKAN; this comes from the exons ATGGACTCGTTTTCGAAGAGCGACACAGACAGGAATGACG aTAAAGACGGGAGCGATGCAGATATGTTATCGCCTTCGGAGGATATGAAAGAAATTAATGGTAAAAAGAAACGGAATCGAAAACGTCGACGAGAAATCGACTTG ATCAAGTCCGAAGGTTCCAATGACGATGATTCCGAATCTGAAGATGCGAACAGTAAACGCAATTTGAGTTTCCTAGGAAGTCCCACACCACACTCGCCAGGACACTCCGCCGGAAGGGAACCTCGATCGTGCGTTTTAAATCAACGCCAGAAAAGAAAACCGCTATCACGACTCTTAGAACATCTATTGAGAAATTTAGAAAAGAAAGATCAAAACCAATTTTTCGCATGGCCCGTTACTGACAACTACGCACCCAACTATTCCACTATAATTAAACGTCCTATGGATTTTTCTACGATGAAACAGAAAATAGATGACAATATGTATAGATCGTTGAATTGCTTCATC AGTGATTTCAAGCTGATGTGCAACAATGCCGTGAAGTATAATAAAAGTGGGACTGTTTATCATAAAGCCGCTCGGAAGCTTTTGCATTTAGGTATGCGACAGTTGACTCCAGCTAAGCTTCGTCCGCTCGGAAGTATTTTAACGTACATGTACGAGATTCCTATAAGAGAGTTGGGATTCGATATGGGAAAAATGGATGTG AAGGCATTGAAAAATGGAAACTCTAGTAGAGAGAGCCAAGAAGACGATACGAAAGAGCCGCTGAGTGCCGACGATATGGTCAAATTAAAAATGGAAGCTGTACGAGAACAGCATCGCAAACGTCTGGCGAAAAAAG CGTTTCCAAGAATGGATGCTGAGGGTTTCACGTCGCTGCAAGTCCTCGTCGACAATGATGGAATGTCTCCGGCTAGTAATAAACGGCCGGTTTCTCTTGGGGTCTTCACTGGTAGGATCGCTCACGGAACGGGAACGTTGCAAG GATTTAAAGAAGATAGACGGAATGCTGTGAAAGGTGTGAAGCCGTTGAATTATGGCGCTTTCGGATCGTACGCTCCGAGTTATGACTCGACGTTTGCTACTATTTCCAAAGAAGAAtctcatattctgtatcataTTTATG gTGAAGAAACGGGCATATCAGCCAATGACACCTTGCTTAGGTTTTCGACAGAATCTCCTTGGAACTGTATTTACAATATGGAAGAGCTGTTTCCGTGCCGTAACTCGTCGAGGAACTCGCCTGACAAACAA aaTTATTCTGATGTTAAAGTCGATATTGACCAGTTGAAAACGTTGTCGGAGATCGGAATCGACGTTGACTTTTTGGCCGATATCGAAGACGATATTGTAGTTTCTCAGCAAGACTTTGGATTGAAGCATTCGTTGCATCAAAACGTTTTAGCTttgaaaaaattagaaaatgaaCAAAAGGAAAG attgtcACAGCCTATTCCTCCCCATCTTTCCAATGTAGCGAAGCCCTCTTTGTTGGAACAGGAGACAGCTAGGACCGTGGTTCACAATTTGAAGGAGATGGTATCTCAGGTCAAGCCGCAGCATGTGGTTTCGCTGACGAGCATCCGAAAAGCGATGGGAGTAACCCTCGCACATCTAG ACACTCCTATGACCTTGGAGGAGCTGCATGAGATATCTCCGGAGCACGCTCTCATGGCCGATCAGCTTTTGAAGGAGAACGCCAATCACCTGACTCTTCTTGAGAACGCGCAAAATTCTGGAAATGAAGATAATAGTGTGAAAAGTGAAAGCGAATCGTCCGATAGGAAGTATCTTGAGGATGTCAAGTCTGAGGAGTCGGAATTTGTTAAAgcgaattga